In Candidatus Epulonipiscium viviparus, one DNA window encodes the following:
- a CDS encoding leucine-rich repeat domain-containing protein has protein sequence MRKNFKVLALGALLFLPLTHTAATELSREATTVSEWISHPAIVGGSIRFDRRTGTIVEADATVTIMNIPERIDGVLVTAIGDYAFYQNKNLIAVTIPDTVTTIGHGAFSGCENLTTAVISTGVRVIEDEAFYYCSNLSYMSIPPSVEHIGNSAFAYCSKLPNITIPASVNIIGNSAFNNCDSLTTVAILNNVTSIGDWAFNNCDQLATVSIPTSVVYLGKDVFYSNLKMVYYEGIREQWESLNSGITKAAIIYKSNMDLLNKWIEVDGIEGGKIQFDEKTGTIKVVEASVVVAEIPEYINGVAVTAIGDGAFADCDKLTKITMPAKLSYIGDFAFYSCDSLKTIAIPENVTEINYNTFGYMPSLEQIIIPSSVMLIDPMSFVYNTNLTTIYYGGTKVTWEALGPVSTQKAMVVYESEGPASDEVWYTSNEIPGIESGRIQFDALTGTITAAEEVTVANIPESINGTPVVAIAEDAFRQLDTLTKLTLPKTITFIGNWAFSDCVNLTEIILPEGLKSIGDNAFVNCISLKKITIPKSVETIGNFAFFGCSSLATATVLDGVQKIGNLAFFDCISLTSIILPHTITFIAADAFKGCNSLKIIYFGGTDQEWEDLNVDVLEGTTVL, from the coding sequence ATGAGAAAAAATTTTAAGGTATTGGCTCTGGGAGCATTATTATTTTTACCACTTACTCATACTGCAGCGACAGAGTTGAGTCGAGAAGCTACAACTGTTAGCGAGTGGATTTCTCACCCGGCTATTGTAGGTGGAAGCATACGGTTTGATCGTCGCACTGGCACAATAGTAGAAGCGGATGCTACTGTTACTATTATGAACATTCCAGAACGGATTGACGGAGTGCTTGTAACAGCAATAGGAGATTATGCATTTTATCAAAATAAAAATTTGATAGCAGTAACAATACCAGATACAGTGACGACGATTGGTCATGGAGCATTTTCTGGGTGCGAAAATCTCACAACAGCAGTAATATCTACAGGTGTACGAGTTATAGAAGATGAGGCATTTTATTATTGCAGTAATTTGTCATATATGAGCATTCCGCCTAGTGTCGAACACATCGGAAATAGTGCGTTCGCGTATTGTAGCAAGTTACCTAATATAACAATACCAGCAAGTGTAAATATAATAGGAAACAGCGCATTCAATAATTGTGATAGCCTAACAACAGTGGCTATATTAAATAATGTAACGTCGATAGGGGACTGGGCTTTTAACAACTGCGATCAATTGGCAACGGTTAGCATACCCACAAGTGTAGTATATTTAGGTAAAGATGTTTTTTACAGTAATTTAAAAATGGTGTACTATGAAGGAATTAGAGAACAGTGGGAATCGTTAAATTCCGGAATTACAAAAGCTGCCATTATATACAAGAGCAATATGGATTTGCTAAATAAGTGGATAGAAGTGGACGGAATAGAAGGCGGAAAAATTCAATTTGACGAAAAAACAGGAACTATAAAAGTTGTAGAGGCATCGGTAGTTGTTGCAGAAATTCCAGAATACATAAATGGAGTTGCTGTCACAGCAATTGGGGACGGCGCATTTGCTGATTGCGACAAGCTCACCAAAATAACAATGCCAGCAAAACTGTCATATATTGGAGACTTTGCGTTTTATAGCTGCGATAGTTTAAAGACAATAGCAATTCCAGAAAATGTTACCGAAATAAATTATAATACATTTGGATATATGCCAAGCCTAGAACAGATTATAATACCAAGTAGTGTAATGCTGATAGATCCTATGAGTTTTGTATACAATACAAATTTGACTACGATTTATTATGGAGGAACAAAAGTAACTTGGGAAGCATTGGGACCAGTTTCAACCCAAAAAGCAATGGTGGTCTATGAAAGCGAAGGACCAGCTTCAGACGAGGTTTGGTATACATCAAACGAAATTCCAGGAATCGAAAGTGGAAGAATTCAATTTGATGCGTTAACAGGAACGATAACAGCGGCCGAGGAAGTTACGGTTGCCAATATTCCGGAATCTATAAATGGAACGCCGGTTGTAGCTATTGCAGAAGATGCTTTCAGACAGTTAGATACTTTAACAAAATTGACGTTGCCTAAAACTATTACTTTTATTGGAAATTGGGCATTCAGCGATTGTGTAAATTTAACTGAAATTATACTTCCAGAAGGGCTAAAATCGATAGGAGACAATGCTTTTGTAAATTGTATTAGTCTGAAAAAAATAACTATTCCAAAGAGTGTGGAAACAATAGGGAATTTTGCGTTTTTTGGCTGCTCAAGTTTGGCAACAGCAACGGTTTTGGATGGAGTGCAAAAAATAGGTAATCTAGCATTTTTCGATTGCATTAGTTTAACGTCAATAATTTTGCCTCATACGATAACTTTTATTGCAGCAGATGCTTTTAAGGGATGTAATAGTTTAAAAATTATATATTTTGGAGGCACTGATCAGGAATGGGAAGATTTGAATGTAGATGTTTTAGAAGGAACGACAGTGCTTTAA
- a CDS encoding diguanylate cyclase, with the protein MEITMIYILFILSYFLKDMLLVFLISKIMSLKVGWASVGLMSFSIAVYVGISAFTVSMSPVITYSMLIILYAVLVFSAFEGSIVLKLSCVFIAMTNLMAATIIVGAVVALVSNYTIYDIVNTHLLLTGIRWIIVGLSCVEMIVILRMIKPKFLKALGKYTYRLNILYMIVSFLLLAVIINSIFFTAKIDLTVFFVQQLGFGICIMGILYAMLFMMIGYEILEDKRLKITTNLEKQYKSMVVNNAMMSLEINCSTATVISYSNKGELQTELAGIPYGNFMAFFATNHIYKDDRKSVGMATSIPYMMDMYKKGIHEYKYEYRLLENGEYNWHRAYTSLADCKGEIIAITTIENIQPYKNLTLTAEVEPVTELYNKESTQMLVSSLLQNYSEGIMFMIDLDNFKTVNDNLGHSVGDRALKDVAAKLTQSFEDADVIGRIGGDEFIVYFKTANINISERAQDICEKITQTYSKDNVNITISASIGIAIANEKMMDFQEICHYADVALYQSKKLGKNTFTVYKHKLSEAAVESKFFFEEI; encoded by the coding sequence ATGGAGATTACGATGATTTACATTTTATTTATTCTATCTTATTTTCTTAAGGATATGTTGCTAGTATTTTTGATTAGCAAAATAATGTCGCTTAAAGTGGGTTGGGCATCGGTTGGCTTGATGTCGTTTTCAATTGCAGTGTATGTTGGAATTTCAGCTTTTACAGTGTCAATGTCACCAGTGATTACATATAGTATGTTAATTATACTTTATGCAGTATTAGTATTTTCGGCATTTGAAGGAAGTATAGTTTTAAAGTTGAGTTGCGTATTTATAGCGATGACCAATCTGATGGCGGCGACCATAATTGTGGGAGCTGTTGTGGCATTGGTATCAAATTATACTATTTATGATATTGTAAATACTCATTTGCTATTAACAGGAATTAGATGGATAATTGTGGGATTGAGCTGCGTAGAAATGATTGTGATTTTACGAATGATTAAACCCAAATTTTTGAAGGCATTGGGTAAGTATACGTATAGATTAAATATTTTATATATGATAGTATCGTTTCTACTACTTGCTGTGATTATTAATTCGATATTTTTTACAGCAAAGATTGATCTAACAGTATTTTTTGTACAACAGCTAGGATTTGGAATTTGCATAATGGGAATTTTATATGCGATGTTATTTATGATGATAGGATATGAGATTTTGGAGGATAAACGACTCAAAATTACAACAAATCTTGAAAAACAATACAAGTCGATGGTGGTCAACAATGCGATGATGTCATTAGAAATTAATTGCAGCACGGCAACTGTTATTAGCTATAGCAACAAAGGGGAGCTGCAAACAGAGTTAGCAGGTATTCCATATGGCAATTTTATGGCATTCTTTGCCACAAATCATATCTATAAGGATGATAGAAAAAGCGTGGGGATGGCAACCAGTATTCCGTATATGATGGACATGTACAAAAAGGGTATCCATGAATATAAATATGAGTATAGACTTCTCGAAAATGGTGAATATAATTGGCATAGAGCCTATACATCATTGGCAGATTGCAAAGGGGAGATTATAGCCATTACAACGATAGAAAATATTCAACCATACAAAAATTTAACATTGACTGCGGAGGTGGAGCCGGTTACAGAATTGTATAATAAAGAGTCGACACAGATGCTCGTTTCTAGCTTGTTACAAAATTATTCAGAAGGCATAATGTTTATGATCGACTTAGATAACTTTAAGACTGTTAATGACAATTTAGGTCACAGCGTAGGCGACAGAGCGCTAAAAGATGTTGCAGCGAAATTGACGCAAAGTTTTGAAGATGCAGATGTTATAGGACGCATCGGAGGAGATGAGTTTATTGTATATTTTAAGACTGCAAACATTAATATCAGCGAACGTGCCCAAGATATATGCGAAAAAATTACACAGACGTATTCGAAAGACAATGTAAATATTACAATTTCAGCAAGCATAGGAATAGCCATTGCAAATGAGAAAATGATGGATTTTCAGGAGATATGTCACTACGCTGATGTCGCCTTATATCAGTCCAAAAAATTAGGCAAAAATACTTTCACTGTCTACAAACACAAACTTAGTGAAGCGGCTGTTGAGAGCAAATTCTTCTTTGAAGAAATATAG
- a CDS encoding leucine-rich repeat domain-containing protein translates to MNKKFLTIAVMMTMVAVTMPSYASDWIEVAGIEGGKIKFNSETGTITAAEDTVTRAFIPAEIHGVPVQAIGKEAFDNINELRVVAMPDSITYIGEGAFNSCDGLEALALSAGLEAIDAMAFGSCDELKSLNIPDSVREIGVGAFFDCEGITTLTIPGTVEKIYNYAFKTCDSLQTVTLMPGVEEMSATAFDDCDRLHTANIPESVNYINLFAFNDTVLSRINYEGSEDFLDSLKLHLPKNIFTYNNNIEELANWVYVDGVEEGRIQFDPATGTIIDAESTVTIATIPASINNVAVVAIGENAFASCDSLLEVTIPDSVAEIGNFAFFDCKNLAAAIVVPESVEKIGYGAFSYNPSLKSVAIAEETDVNSTAFFNTPAVRVMYYDDRDFERTSFLGE, encoded by the coding sequence GTGAATAAAAAATTTTTGACGATTGCAGTAATGATGACAATGGTAGCGGTCACAATGCCATCTTATGCATCAGATTGGATAGAAGTCGCTGGAATAGAAGGAGGTAAAATCAAATTTAATTCGGAGACAGGAACGATAACAGCTGCGGAGGACACTGTAACAAGGGCATTTATTCCTGCAGAGATACATGGCGTGCCAGTTCAGGCTATTGGCAAAGAGGCGTTTGATAACATAAATGAATTGCGTGTAGTTGCAATGCCAGATTCCATTACGTATATTGGGGAAGGTGCCTTCAACAGTTGCGATGGATTAGAAGCGTTGGCATTATCTGCTGGGTTGGAAGCGATAGATGCTATGGCATTTGGATCATGCGATGAATTGAAATCGCTGAATATACCAGACAGCGTTAGAGAGATTGGTGTGGGTGCATTTTTCGATTGCGAGGGAATTACCACGCTAACTATTCCAGGAACTGTAGAGAAAATTTATAATTATGCATTCAAAACTTGTGATAGTTTGCAAACGGTAACATTAATGCCGGGAGTTGAGGAGATGAGTGCGACGGCATTTGACGACTGCGATCGATTGCATACTGCCAATATTCCAGAAAGTGTAAATTATATCAACCTATTTGCTTTTAATGATACAGTTTTATCTAGGATCAATTATGAAGGCTCGGAAGATTTTTTAGATAGCTTGAAACTCCATCTGCCCAAAAATATTTTTACGTATAACAATAATATAGAAGAGCTGGCGAACTGGGTATATGTGGATGGCGTCGAGGAGGGAAGGATTCAATTTGATCCAGCAACGGGCACAATAATTGATGCAGAAAGCACCGTTACTATTGCTACAATTCCAGCTTCAATCAACAATGTAGCCGTTGTAGCGATAGGCGAAAATGCATTCGCAAGTTGCGATAGCCTACTAGAAGTGACGATACCAGATTCTGTTGCAGAGATAGGCAACTTCGCCTTTTTTGATTGTAAAAATCTGGCTGCAGCAATAGTGGTGCCAGAGAGTGTGGAGAAGATAGGGTACGGTGCATTCAGCTATAATCCAAGCTTAAAATCTGTGGCGATTGCAGAAGAAACAGACGTAAATTCAACGGCTTTTTTCAATACACCAGCAGTTCGCGTTATGTATTATGATGATAGAGATTTTGAACGTACTAGTTTTTTGGGTGAATGA